A window of the Streptomyces sp. Ag109_O5-10 genome harbors these coding sequences:
- a CDS encoding NAD(P)-dependent oxidoreductase, with translation MPSRVALIGAGRMGTPLCGRLVSAGHAVTAFDLRPEREAAVRSLGADWAPSAATAAAGADVLVTVVPGPDEAAAALEDAVFAALATGAVWIDMTSNAPAVARELRKRAGAHGVDVLEAPMGGGPDDAEQGRLRLFVGGSADVLDRCRPLLEAVTTSDRIRHMGGPGTGYTTKLLINLLWFGQATATAEVLLLGRRAGIDLTALHGTLAGSAAGSDFIRRDLPALFAGDYLRSYGLDRIHDQLKVITEEAQDLGTPHEMADTVLRIHRQALERFGPVDGELLAVALLEEAAGTLLRP, from the coding sequence TTGCCCTCACGCGTAGCCCTCATCGGTGCCGGACGCATGGGGACACCTCTGTGTGGACGCCTGGTTTCGGCGGGGCACGCGGTGACCGCTTTCGATCTGCGTCCCGAACGGGAGGCAGCGGTACGTTCGTTGGGCGCGGACTGGGCGCCGTCCGCGGCGACCGCCGCTGCCGGGGCGGATGTCCTGGTCACCGTGGTTCCTGGACCCGACGAGGCCGCGGCCGCTCTGGAGGATGCCGTGTTCGCCGCCCTGGCCACCGGGGCGGTGTGGATCGACATGACGAGCAACGCGCCTGCGGTGGCACGGGAGCTGCGGAAACGAGCCGGCGCACACGGCGTCGATGTGCTCGAAGCGCCCATGGGCGGCGGCCCGGACGACGCCGAACAGGGGCGCCTGCGGCTGTTCGTGGGTGGTTCGGCTGACGTCCTCGACCGGTGCAGGCCGCTGTTGGAGGCGGTGACGACATCGGATCGCATCCGCCACATGGGCGGGCCGGGAACCGGCTACACCACGAAACTCCTCATCAACCTCCTCTGGTTCGGGCAGGCCACGGCAACCGCCGAGGTCCTGCTGCTCGGTCGCCGAGCGGGCATCGACCTCACCGCCCTGCACGGCACGCTGGCCGGCAGCGCGGCAGGCAGCGACTTCATCCGGCGGGACCTGCCGGCTCTGTTCGCCGGGGACTACCTGCGCTCCTACGGACTCGACCGCATCCACGACCAGCTCAAGGTCATCACCGAGGAGGCGCAAGACCTCGGCACGCCGCACGAGATGGCCGACACGGTACTGCGCATCCACCGGCAGGCCCTGGAGCGCTTCGGACCCGTGGACGGCGAACTCCTCGCCGTGGCGCTCCTGGAAGAGGCCGCCGGCACCCTGCTGCGCCCCTGA
- a CDS encoding TetR/AcrR family transcriptional regulator, translating into MQERAVRTRERVLRAAAELLSSQGRAGVSTRAVSAAAGVQPPTLYRLFGDKDGLLDALAAYGFEQYLREKQALEQTDDPVADLRRSWDLHVEFGLSRPGFYVLMYGEGRHRGGMPGGLETVAILRHTLARVAAAGRLRMSVGRATQLVHAMGLGVVLSLIATPPSERDETLPATAREHALRMITTTGTAGERSTGEDSCADVACRAAALREALSRHGTTPLTPSEGALLADWLDRLADANSAARSAS; encoded by the coding sequence ATGCAAGAACGGGCCGTACGTACCAGGGAGCGGGTTCTGCGCGCCGCCGCGGAGCTCCTGAGCTCGCAGGGTCGTGCGGGTGTCTCGACGCGTGCCGTGAGCGCGGCAGCCGGTGTGCAACCTCCCACCCTGTACCGCCTGTTCGGCGACAAGGACGGGCTGCTCGACGCCCTCGCGGCCTACGGCTTCGAGCAGTACCTGCGCGAGAAGCAGGCGCTTGAGCAGACTGACGACCCGGTCGCGGACCTGCGCCGCTCCTGGGACCTGCATGTCGAGTTCGGTCTGTCGCGCCCCGGCTTCTACGTGCTGATGTACGGCGAGGGCCGCCACCGCGGCGGCATGCCGGGAGGGCTCGAGACAGTCGCCATCCTGCGCCACACCCTCGCCCGGGTGGCCGCGGCCGGCCGGCTCCGCATGAGCGTGGGGCGGGCCACTCAGCTTGTCCATGCCATGGGCCTGGGCGTCGTACTGTCCCTGATCGCCACGCCGCCTTCCGAGCGGGACGAGACCCTCCCGGCCACGGCCCGTGAACACGCACTGCGCATGATCACCACCACGGGCACCGCGGGGGAGCGGAGCACGGGCGAGGACTCGTGCGCGGACGTGGCGTGCCGGGCCGCGGCCCTGCGTGAGGCGCTGTCCCGGCACGGCACCACGCCGCTGACACCGTCCGAGGGCGCGCTCCTGGCGGACTGGCTCGACCGCCTGGCCGACGCGAACTCCGCCGCGCGGTCGGCATCCTGA
- a CDS encoding SpoIIE family protein phosphatase, with protein MAETRNTMPEAGREAGQSAGPAMAVVDAHGVVVSWSPEAERLSGVVAADAIGLFAGRLLADPQVVLGAPAFTDPSRRGDGWSGIVGLRRADGPPRDVYLRAHPLTERDGTVRWLVTATAMTAVPSWPMNGAGVRALLTGAPVGIAVRDTDLRCTWVNDALALQDGIPREKRLGRRLTEVLPGPEAESAEAVMRLVLRSGKPQVDHEYRAWMPTRPQQEHAFSTSFFRLDDADGRTLGVCVMSVDVTDRQRARERLAVLSEASTRIGTTLEVMRTGQELADLAVARIADYVTVDLAESVAEGEDSVARLGAAIGRVPAFRRAGVASVHDGAPESLFSRGETVSVPAPSPFTDVLVSGASHLEPVLSTARGAWLEEDRERLEKVRRYGMHSLMIVPIHARGAVLGVAVFVRMGDSVPFETDDLRLAEELVARAALSLDNARRYVRERTAALALQRNLLPGRLVGGAAVEVASRYVPADTEHGVGGDWFDVIPLSGARVALVVGDVVGHGINAAATMGRLRAAVHTLANLDLSPDELLSHLDDTISRLGVEDSDIPDRAAAESGATCLYAVYDPATRRCTMARAGHPPPVIISPQGGVSVPDLPAGLPLGVGPASFESVEVDLPEGCLIAFYTDGLVETRDQDIDAGIRRLGTVLARPDRPLDDLCTAAFDTLPPRALEDDATLLLARPRSLPPSQFATWDLPSDPVVVPHARALATAQLTGWGLEGLVATTELIVSELVTNALRHGDGPITLRLIRHEVLVIEVTDTSDSVPRLRHARPTDEGGRGLFLVAQLASRRGTRNSPAGKTVWAEQEINPPPS; from the coding sequence ATGGCCGAAACCAGGAACACGATGCCGGAGGCCGGACGGGAGGCCGGGCAGTCGGCGGGCCCCGCCATGGCGGTGGTGGACGCGCACGGAGTGGTGGTCTCGTGGAGCCCGGAGGCGGAGCGGCTCAGCGGTGTCGTGGCCGCCGACGCGATCGGGCTCTTCGCCGGACGGCTCCTGGCGGACCCGCAGGTGGTCCTGGGGGCGCCCGCCTTCACCGATCCGAGCCGTCGGGGAGACGGCTGGTCCGGGATCGTCGGCCTGCGCCGCGCCGACGGACCACCGCGGGACGTGTACCTGCGGGCCCATCCCCTCACCGAGCGTGACGGCACGGTGCGCTGGCTGGTCACCGCGACCGCGATGACGGCCGTTCCCTCGTGGCCGATGAACGGCGCCGGTGTGCGGGCGCTGCTCACCGGGGCGCCGGTCGGCATCGCCGTGCGCGACACCGATCTGCGGTGCACCTGGGTCAACGACGCGCTGGCGCTGCAGGACGGCATCCCGCGTGAGAAGAGACTCGGACGCCGGCTGACGGAGGTGCTGCCGGGACCCGAGGCCGAGTCGGCCGAGGCGGTGATGCGACTGGTCCTGCGGAGCGGGAAGCCGCAGGTCGACCACGAGTACCGCGCGTGGATGCCGACGAGGCCACAGCAGGAACACGCCTTCTCCACCTCGTTCTTCCGCCTCGACGACGCCGACGGGCGCACGCTGGGCGTGTGTGTCATGAGCGTCGACGTGACCGACCGGCAGCGGGCCCGCGAACGCCTGGCCGTGCTCAGCGAGGCCAGCACCCGGATCGGCACCACCCTGGAGGTGATGAGAACCGGTCAGGAACTCGCCGACCTCGCCGTGGCCCGCATCGCCGACTACGTCACCGTGGACCTGGCCGAGTCCGTCGCGGAGGGCGAGGACTCCGTGGCCCGGCTCGGCGCGGCGATCGGCCGCGTGCCGGCGTTCCGCAGGGCGGGCGTCGCCTCGGTCCACGACGGCGCACCGGAGTCGCTCTTCTCGCGCGGGGAAACCGTGTCCGTGCCGGCCCCTTCCCCCTTCACGGACGTCCTGGTCTCGGGCGCGTCACATCTCGAACCGGTGCTGAGCACCGCGCGAGGCGCCTGGCTGGAAGAGGACCGGGAACGGTTGGAGAAAGTACGCCGGTACGGCATGCACTCGCTGATGATCGTGCCGATCCACGCCCGCGGCGCGGTGCTGGGCGTCGCGGTCTTCGTGCGCATGGGCGACTCGGTGCCCTTCGAGACGGACGACCTGCGGCTGGCCGAGGAACTCGTCGCGCGTGCCGCCCTGTCCCTCGACAACGCCCGCCGGTACGTACGCGAACGCACCGCCGCCCTCGCTCTCCAGCGCAACCTGCTGCCGGGCAGGCTGGTCGGCGGGGCGGCCGTCGAGGTGGCGTCCCGCTACGTTCCCGCCGACACGGAACACGGCGTGGGCGGTGACTGGTTCGACGTCATCCCGCTGTCCGGCGCCCGGGTGGCCCTGGTCGTGGGCGACGTGGTCGGTCACGGCATCAACGCGGCGGCGACCATGGGCCGGCTCCGGGCCGCGGTGCACACCCTCGCCAACCTGGACCTGTCCCCGGACGAACTGCTGTCCCACCTCGACGACACCATCTCCCGCCTCGGCGTGGAGGACAGCGACATTCCGGATCGCGCAGCCGCGGAGTCCGGCGCCACCTGCCTGTACGCCGTGTACGACCCGGCCACCCGCCGCTGCACGATGGCCCGCGCGGGTCACCCGCCGCCCGTGATCATCTCGCCCCAGGGCGGCGTCTCCGTCCCCGACCTGCCCGCCGGTCTGCCGCTCGGTGTCGGGCCGGCCTCCTTCGAGTCCGTCGAGGTGGACCTGCCCGAGGGCTGCCTGATCGCCTTCTACACCGACGGTCTGGTGGAGACCCGGGATCAGGACATCGACGCGGGGATACGACGGCTCGGAACGGTCCTCGCGCGGCCGGACCGCCCTCTGGACGACCTGTGCACGGCAGCGTTCGACACCCTGCCGCCCAGGGCCCTGGAGGACGACGCCACGCTGCTCCTGGCACGGCCCCGTTCGCTCCCGCCGTCGCAGTTCGCCACGTGGGACCTGCCGAGCGATCCCGTCGTGGTCCCCCACGCCCGGGCCCTGGCCACCGCCCAGTTGACCGGATGGGGACTGGAGGGCCTGGTCGCGACCACCGAACTCATCGTCAGCGAACTGGTCACCAACGCCCTGCGCCACGGCGACGGTCCCATCACCCTTCGCCTCATCCGGCACGAGGTGCTGGTGATCGAGGTGACGGACACCAGCGACTCCGTCCCTCGACTGCGCCATGCCCGTCCGACGGACGAGGGCGGGCGCGGTCTCTTCCTCGTCGCACAGCTCGCCAGCCGGCGGGGCACCCGCAACTCGCCCGCGGGCAAGACGGTCTGGGCCGAGCAGGAGATCAATCCGCCGCCGTCCTGA
- a CDS encoding alpha/beta hydrolase — protein sequence MTLLALRPPRPRRSTPFTLSFFLTFLINEQPFLGLYVLAAGAVPPLLAGETGTLSWWLGTGTAAGTAGGLLVLAVRARTARPRLTAALRQALGPSAVVQRRRRGPWPIVRLMVLPLISYRFDVRRVANLRYGDAGRGHLLDVYVPRAGTANAPVLVYLHGGGFRIGSKMIGARPLLYRLAGRGWVCVSANYRLGGRLDYADRLADVRQVVRWVCDNGAAYGADPSAVFLAGGSAGAHLAATTALTAGGAPGQPDGEETGPPVAGVIGFYGYYGQADAGADSTPLAHLHPDAPPFLVVHGALDTLVLVEDARHFASELGRVSTQPVVYAELPGTQHNFDFFPSLRFHAVIDAVEDFTAWVRSGDAAGPTHRDAAPSRREDDPGGHP from the coding sequence ATGACCCTTCTCGCGCTGCGTCCGCCGCGACCGCGGCGCTCCACTCCCTTCACTCTGAGCTTCTTTCTCACCTTCCTGATCAACGAGCAGCCGTTCCTCGGCCTGTATGTGCTGGCCGCCGGTGCGGTACCGCCTCTGCTGGCCGGAGAGACGGGAACGCTGTCGTGGTGGCTGGGCACGGGCACGGCCGCGGGCACCGCGGGCGGACTGCTGGTGCTGGCGGTGCGGGCCCGCACCGCCCGACCCCGGCTGACCGCTGCGCTGCGACAGGCACTCGGGCCGTCGGCGGTGGTGCAGCGACGGCGGCGTGGCCCGTGGCCGATCGTGCGGCTGATGGTCTTGCCCCTGATCTCCTACCGGTTCGACGTGCGGCGGGTGGCCAACCTGCGCTACGGCGACGCAGGCCGAGGCCACCTGCTGGACGTGTACGTCCCCCGGGCAGGGACAGCCAACGCGCCGGTCCTCGTCTACCTGCACGGCGGGGGCTTCCGCATCGGCAGCAAGATGATCGGCGCGCGTCCCCTGCTCTACCGGCTGGCCGGCCGGGGCTGGGTGTGCGTGAGTGCCAACTACCGGCTGGGCGGCCGCCTGGACTATGCCGACCGGCTCGCGGATGTGCGGCAGGTCGTCCGGTGGGTGTGCGACAATGGTGCCGCCTACGGAGCCGATCCGTCGGCGGTGTTCCTCGCCGGCGGCTCCGCCGGGGCCCATCTGGCGGCCACGACCGCGCTCACCGCAGGCGGGGCACCGGGTCAGCCGGACGGTGAGGAGACCGGCCCACCGGTGGCGGGGGTGATCGGCTTCTACGGCTACTACGGGCAGGCCGACGCCGGCGCCGACTCCACCCCGCTGGCACACCTGCACCCGGACGCCCCGCCGTTCCTCGTCGTCCACGGCGCGCTGGACACGCTGGTCCTGGTCGAGGATGCCCGACATTTCGCGTCCGAACTCGGGCGCGTCTCCACCCAGCCGGTGGTCTACGCCGAACTCCCCGGCACCCAGCACAACTTCGACTTCTTCCCCTCGCTCCGTTTCCACGCCGTCATCGACGCGGTCGAGGACTTCACCGCCTGGGTCCGATCCGGCGACGCGGCCGGACCGACGCATCGGGATGCGGCGCCCTCCCGCCGGGAAGACGATCCCGGCGGGCACCCCTAG
- a CDS encoding SDR family oxidoreductase → MDINNSVALVTGANRGLGRAFAQRLLERGAHKVYATARRPETVDLPGVEVLPLDIVDPTSVRAAAEAAPDVSLLINNAGIITGTDLVTGSLDAVRRELETNTFGHLEMIRAFAPALARNGGGAIVNVLSAMSWFGGKGANAYHLSKAAAWAMTNGVRLELAEQGTLVTAVHLGLADTDMAAAWPVAKIAPSDLADAALDGVEAGSAEVLADQWSRDAKSRLPLTPEEFNAAMDRALAALMGA, encoded by the coding sequence ATGGATATCAACAACTCCGTCGCCCTTGTCACCGGAGCCAACCGCGGCCTGGGCCGCGCCTTCGCCCAGCGCCTGCTCGAACGGGGCGCCCACAAGGTCTATGCGACGGCCCGCCGACCGGAGACCGTGGACCTGCCCGGGGTCGAGGTGCTGCCCCTCGACATCGTCGACCCCACGTCCGTGCGGGCCGCTGCCGAGGCCGCCCCGGACGTCTCGCTACTCATCAACAACGCGGGAATCATTACGGGGACCGACCTGGTGACCGGCTCGCTGGACGCGGTCCGGCGCGAGCTGGAGACCAACACGTTCGGCCACCTGGAGATGATCCGGGCGTTCGCGCCGGCGCTCGCCAGGAACGGCGGGGGCGCGATCGTCAACGTCCTCTCCGCCATGTCGTGGTTCGGGGGCAAGGGCGCCAACGCCTACCACCTGTCCAAGGCCGCCGCCTGGGCCATGACCAACGGCGTCCGCCTGGAGCTCGCCGAGCAGGGCACGCTCGTCACAGCGGTACACCTCGGCCTGGCCGACACCGACATGGCGGCGGCCTGGCCCGTGGCAAAGATCGCTCCGTCGGACCTGGCCGACGCGGCGCTCGACGGTGTCGAGGCGGGCTCCGCCGAGGTGCTCGCCGACCAATGGAGTCGGGACGCCAAGTCCCGGCTGCCGCTGACGCCGGAAGAGTTCAACGCCGCGATGGACCGCGCCCTGGCGGCGCTGATGGGGGCCTGA
- a CDS encoding MerR family transcriptional regulator: protein MTVTEAAAERLVRIGEVARGAGVSVRAVRYYEQQGLLIAERSPSGQRLYRQDTVTLVRFFQQMFAAGLTSRRIAELLPCWDTGHTDADQRAMLRAERDRIQAKVDDLQAALDRLDEVIAITDTHP from the coding sequence ATGACCGTCACGGAGGCTGCGGCCGAGCGGCTGGTCCGCATCGGCGAGGTGGCACGGGGCGCCGGCGTCTCGGTACGCGCCGTGCGCTACTACGAGCAGCAGGGGCTGCTCATCGCGGAGCGCAGCCCGTCCGGCCAGCGCCTCTACCGGCAGGACACCGTCACCCTGGTGCGCTTCTTCCAGCAGATGTTCGCCGCCGGTCTGACCAGCCGAAGGATCGCGGAACTCCTTCCATGCTGGGACACCGGGCACACCGACGCCGATCAACGAGCCATGCTGCGCGCCGAGCGCGACCGCATCCAGGCCAAGGTCGACGACCTGCAGGCCGCCCTGGACCGCCTCGACGAGGTCATCGCGATCACGGACACGCACCCGTAG
- a CDS encoding LURP-one-related/scramblase family protein has translation MTTQSNTPDPTVSRQVQQQAGIAPSGPGGGTLFTEPVLVVNQKAKLIELTNEYKVMDQHGNQLGSVAEVGQSALRKVVRFISDWDQYFTHKLEIRDAQGQPVLRLTRPAKIFKSRVIVTRPDGEPVGELVQQNVFGKINFAINAGGTQIGAIKGENWRAWNFAVVDQAGTEVARITKTWEGLAKTMFTTADNYVLQIHQQLPEPLRSLVVATALTVDTALKQDARGLG, from the coding sequence GTGACCACACAATCGAACACCCCTGACCCGACGGTCAGTCGACAGGTGCAGCAGCAGGCCGGGATCGCCCCGAGCGGCCCCGGCGGCGGCACCCTCTTCACCGAACCGGTTCTGGTCGTGAACCAGAAGGCCAAACTCATAGAGCTGACCAACGAGTACAAGGTCATGGACCAGCACGGCAACCAGCTCGGGTCCGTGGCCGAGGTCGGGCAGAGCGCGCTGCGCAAGGTCGTACGCTTCATCAGCGACTGGGACCAGTACTTCACCCACAAGCTGGAGATCAGGGACGCCCAGGGGCAGCCGGTGCTGCGACTGACCCGTCCCGCGAAGATATTCAAGTCGCGGGTGATCGTCACCCGGCCGGACGGAGAGCCGGTGGGCGAGTTGGTCCAGCAGAACGTCTTCGGGAAGATCAACTTCGCCATCAACGCAGGTGGGACCCAGATCGGCGCCATCAAGGGGGAGAACTGGCGCGCCTGGAACTTCGCCGTCGTCGACCAGGCAGGCACCGAGGTGGCCCGGATCACCAAGACCTGGGAGGGCCTCGCCAAGACGATGTTCACCACGGCGGACAACTACGTCCTCCAGATTCACCAGCAACTCCCCGAGCCGTTGCGAAGCCTGGTCGTCGCTACGGCGTTGACGGTCGACACGGCTCTGAAGCAGGACGCCCGCGGACTGGGCTGA
- a CDS encoding endo alpha-1,4 polygalactosaminidase, which yields MRKSPAESSRAAVTRAVAVAVVLATASLTAGCSSISTETGTTTPTGSASKAPAAKVSGPPVHAGVDYQLGGAYTPPKGVSVVSRDHTASPAAGLYNICYVNAFQAQPDAEQEWDADLLLRDASGRIVMDEDWGEAMLDIRTPAKRARIAQKVDDWIDECADKGFDAVEPDNYDSYTRAPHGLLTAADAEAFQTLLARHAHSRHLAVAQKNTLELAKDRKRVGLDFAVVEECGQYDECGSYVDAFGDHVIVVEYTEKGLRKACAGWGDRISVVRRDLDVTPAGHHGYLRETCDRY from the coding sequence ATGCGCAAGTCCCCGGCAGAATCCAGCCGCGCCGCGGTCACGCGCGCCGTCGCTGTCGCCGTCGTCCTGGCCACAGCCTCCCTCACCGCAGGCTGCTCCAGCATCAGCACCGAAACGGGCACCACCACTCCAACGGGCAGCGCCTCGAAAGCCCCGGCGGCGAAAGTCTCCGGACCGCCCGTCCACGCCGGCGTCGACTACCAGCTCGGCGGCGCCTACACCCCGCCGAAGGGCGTCTCCGTGGTCTCCCGCGACCACACGGCGTCGCCCGCCGCGGGCCTGTACAACATCTGCTACGTCAACGCGTTCCAGGCCCAGCCCGACGCGGAGCAGGAGTGGGACGCCGACCTCCTGCTGCGCGACGCCTCCGGGAGGATCGTCATGGACGAGGACTGGGGCGAGGCGATGCTCGACATCAGAACCCCGGCCAAGCGCGCGCGGATCGCGCAGAAGGTGGACGACTGGATCGACGAGTGCGCCGACAAGGGGTTCGACGCCGTCGAGCCGGACAACTACGACAGCTACACCCGCGCCCCGCACGGACTGCTGACCGCGGCCGACGCCGAGGCGTTCCAGACCCTCCTCGCCCGCCACGCGCACTCCCGGCACCTCGCCGTCGCCCAGAAGAACACCCTCGAACTCGCCAAGGACCGCAAGCGGGTCGGCCTCGACTTCGCGGTGGTGGAGGAATGCGGGCAGTACGACGAATGCGGGTCCTACGTCGACGCGTTCGGCGACCACGTCATCGTCGTCGAATACACCGAGAAGGGCCTGAGGAAGGCCTGCGCGGGCTGGGGCGACCGGATCAGCGTCGTCCGGCGCGACCTCGACGTCACACCGGCCGGTCACCACGGGTACCTGCGCGAGACCTGCGACCGTTACTGA